The Streptomyces sp. RKND-216 genomic sequence GGTGCTGCGGATCGCCTCGGCGGCCTCCTGCCGGGAGACGTACTGGGCTTCGCGCAGTTCGCGCAGCCGGCTCCCGAGGACCATGCGGGCCACGGCCGGTCCGGCCGGGGTGGTGGCATGGGTGGGCCGGGCGGTGCCGGCGGGGCTGGTTCTGGTGCCGTGTGTGCTTCGCATGGTCTCGCTCTCCGTCCACGAACGCCGCAACGGTCCACCTTGGTGTTCTGCCCCGCCGTGTCGCAGCGTTCACTTTTCCACAAGCACGGTCTTCGCGGCGCCCGTTGCCAATGTAGGGAACGGGGCAGTGTCTGTCAGCGGCGGGGTCCGGGGGTGACCAGGAGGTAGGGGCGGCGGCGGGTGTCGGTGTAGCGGTCGGCGTCCCAGCCATGGGTGGACAGGAGGTGGGCGCAGTCGTCGAGACCGTCGCGGCCCTGCCGCCGGTCCGGGTCGTCGTCGGCGGTGTGCCAGGCGACGCGCACGGTGCCGGGGTCGGCGTGGCGAGCGGTCACGCGGTAGCCGCTGCTGGTGCACCGTCCGGTGTCGTCCAGTGCGGTGGGCGGCAGGCCGGCGGCTTCGAGGGTGAGGGCGACGGCGTGGACGGGGCGGGCGCGTTCCCAGTCGGCGGGTGTGCCAGGGGTGCCGGTGAGGCGGCGAATCTCCAGGAGGGAGCGCCAGGCCCGGGTGGCGGCCTCGGGGTGACGGGCTCCGGCGTGCGGCGGGCCGTCACCGGTGGCGGGGGTGAAGCCGGAGGACGGTGTCCCCGGGTGGTGGTGGTCGGGGTCCGCGGTGGTGCGGAGCAGGCCGTCGCGGAGAGTGCGTCCGGCAGGGGTGAGGTAGTGGGCGCCGCGGGTGCCGTGGCGGCGGGCGAGGCCGAGGGCGGTGAGGCGCGCCGTGACGGCGGCGCTCGCGCGGATCTCGCCGGTGGCCGGGTCGGCTGCGGTGACCGCCCGGCGCTGAGCGGTTGTCAGCGGCGGGCGGCCGTGTCCCCGGCCGGGTGTGTCCCGGCCGGCGCGGGGCGGCGTCATACCGGCAGGGTACGGCGCCGCTGTGACGGGGGCGGGTCAGCGGACGGGGACGCCGGAGACCGTGCGGGAGATGACCAGGCGCTGGATCTCGCTGGTGCCTTCGAAGATGGTGTAGATCGCGCTGTCGCGGTGCATGCGCTCCACGGGGTATTCGCGGGTGTAGCCGTTGCCGCCGAGGATCTGGATGGCCTGGCCGGTGACGGACTTGGCGATCTCGCTGGCGTACAGCTTGGACATGGAGCCTTCGGCGGACTCGAAGGGCTTGCCGGCGGCGGCCATCCAGGAGGCGCGCCAGACCAGGAGGCGGGCGGCGTCGATCTGGGTGCGCATGTCGGCGAGCTGGAAGGCGACGCCCTGGTTGTCGATGATGGGGCGGCCGAACTGCTCGCGGGTCCGGGCGTAGTCGAGTGCCACCTCATAGGCGGCACGGGCGGTGCCGACGGCCATGGCGCCGACGGCGGGGCGGGAGGCCTCGAAGGTGGCCATGGCGGCGTTCTTCAGCCTCTCCCTGCCTCCGGCCTGGGGAACCCCCGTCTCGCTTCGCTCGCCACCCTTGCGGGCGCGTTCGCGGGCGCGGGCGAGGCGCTCGTCGAGCTTCTCCTTGCCGCCGAGGAGGCAGGAGCCGGGGACGCGGACGTCCTCGAGGACGACTTCGGCGGTGTGGGAGGCGCGGATGCCGTGCTTGAGGAACTTCTGGCCCTGGGAGAGCCCGGGGGTGTTCGGCGGGACGATGAAGGAGGCGTGGCCCTTGGATCCGAGTTCGGCGTCAACGACGGCGACGACGACGTGGACGTTCGCTATGCCGCCGTTGGTGGCCCAGGTCTTGGTGCCGTTGAGCACCCATTCGTCCTTGGCCTCGTCGTAGACGGCGCGGGTGCGCATGGAGGCGACGTCGGAGCCGGCGTCGGGCTCGGAGGAGCAGAAGGCGGCGACCTTGACGTCGTCGGCGTCGCCGTACATCTGCGGGACCCAGGTGCCGATCTGTTCCTCGGTGCCGTTGGCGAGGACGCCGACGGCGGCCAGGCCGGTGCCGACGATGGACAGGGCGATGCCGGCGTCGCCCCAGAACAGCTCCTCCATGGTCATGGGGATGCCGAGGCCCGTGGGGTCGAAGAACTGCTGGGCGTAGAAGTCGAGGGAATAGAGACCTATCTTGGCCGCCTCCTGGATGATGGGCCAGGGGGTCTCCTCCCGTTCGTCCCATTCGGCGGCCGCCGGACGGATCACATCGGCTGCGAACCCGTGGATCCAGTCGCGGACGGCCTTCTGGTCGTCGTTGAGGTCGAATGCGAATTCCGCCATGGCAGGCCCTTCCCGAAGCGTGTTACCTGCAGTAACAGGTCATCCCGCCGGACAGTCTGTTACCGGCGAGTAAGGGCTGTCAACTCACCCGCTCGCCGCCGCGCGGCCCCTCCCCCGCGGGTGTTACGTTGCGCAGGGGACCGGCGACGACGGGCGGGGAGAGAACGGCGATGGGCACCACACGGCGCGAGGACCGGCACGATACGGCCGAGCGCAGACGGCGGGAACTGCTGGAGGCCGCCGACCGGGTGGTGCTGCGCGACGGCCCGGGCGCGTCGATGAACGCGATCGCCGCGGAGGCGGGGATCACCAAGCCGATCCTGTACCGGCACTTCGGCGACAAGGGCGGACTGTACCGTGCGTTGGCGGTACGGCACACCGACGCACTGCTGGACGCGCTCCGCGGCGCCCTGGACGCCCCGGCCGGCCGCCGCGAGCGGGTCGAGGCGACCCTGGACACCTACCTGGCCGCGATCGAGGCCCGGCCGCAGGTCTACCGCTTCCTGATGCACCCGGCGGAGGAGACCACCACGGGCGAGCGCGGTTTCGACGTGGGCCGTCATTCCGCTCCCCTGCTGCGCCGGCTCGGCGAGGAGCTCGCCTCGGTGATCGCCGAACGGGTGGAGCTGGGCCCGGACGCCCAGCGGGTGGCGCGGGTCTGGGGGCACGGGATCGTGGGGATGATGCACGCCGCCGGCGACTGGTGGCTGGCGGAACGTCCGTGTTCACGGCATGAGTTGGTGCGGTCCCTGGCGGATCTGCTGTGGGGGAGGCTGGCCGTCGCCGGTGACGTGCGCGGCGGTCCCGGCTTCTGAACGCCCCTCCGTGCCGCGATTCGGGGGCAGTCGGCCTTCTCGATAGGCTTGCCCCCGACCCAGGCGCATTGGAGGACCAAGGAAGATGGCAGGGAACACGGAGCCGCTGACGCCGCGGGCGAAGCTGGCCGTGACGGCGGGACGGGCCGCGGCGGCCTTCTCGCGGGCAGCAGGCCGCGGCAGCGGATCGGTGATCGGCGGCAAGGTGGCCCTCAGACTCGACCCCGACCTGCTGGCACGGCTGGCACGGCACCTGGACGTGGTGCTGGTGTCGGCGACGAACGGCAAGACCACCACGACCCGGCTGATCGCCGAGGCGCTGCGGGCCGGCGGCGAGGTCGTCTCCAACGCGCTGGGCGCCAACATGCCGGCCGGGATCACCTCGGCGCTGGCGGGCGGGTCGTCCGCGCGCTTCGGTGTGATCGAGGTGGACGAGAAGTACCTGGCAGGGGTGGCCCGCGACGTCACGCCGAAGGCCATCGCGCTGCTGAACCTCTCCAGGGACCAGCTGGACCGCGCCGCGGAGACCCGGATGCTGGCGGAGCACTGGCGGGAGGGGCTGGCCGGGCAGAAGGCCGTCATCATCGCCAACGCGGACGACCCGCTGGTGGTGTGGGCCGCCTCCGACTCTCCTAACGTGGTGTGGGTCGCCGCCGGCCAGGAGTGGAAGGACGACGCCTGGTCGTGCCCCGCGTGCGGCGGTGTGATGCAGCGACCCGGCGACGACTGGTTCTGCGGCGAGTGCGGCTTCCGCCGCCCCATGCCGACCTGGGCCCTGTCCGGGGACCACGTGCTGGACCCGCACGGTTCGGCGTGGCCGATCAAGCTGCAACTGCCCGGCCGGGCGAACAAGGCCAACGCCGCCACCTCGGCCGCAGTGGCGGCCAGCTTCGGCGTGGCGCCGCAGGTGGCCCTGGAGCGGATGTACGCGGTGACGGCCGTAGCCGGCCGGTACGACGTGGTGTCGTACCAGGGTCGCGACGTACGACTGCTCCTGGCGAAGAACCCGGCCGGCTGGCTGGAGACGTTCTCCCTGATCGACCCGCCCCCGGCGCCGGTGATCTTGTCCGTGAACGCACGCAGCGCGGACGGCACCGACACCTCCTGGCTGTGGGACGTGGACTACTCGCGGCTGGCCGGTCACCCGATCTGCGTGATCGGCGACCGCAAGCTGGACCTGGCGGTGCGGCTGGAGGTCGCGGGCGTCGACTTCCAGGTCTGTCAGAGCGCCCAGGAGGCGGTGCGGGCGTGCCCACCGGGCCGGATCGAGGCGATCGCGAACTACACGGCGTTCCAGGACCTGCGCCGCGTCGTGGGCAACTGAGCGGGGCGAGGAGACGAGCATGGGTGACACGAGTCTGCGTCTGGTGTGGGTCTACCCGGACCTGCTGAGCACGTACGGGGACCAGGGGAACGCCCTGGTGGTGGAGCGGCGCGCGCAGCAGCGCGGCCTGGAGGTGCAGCGCATCGACATCCGCTCCGACCAGCCGGTGCCGACCTCGGGCGACATCTACCTGATCGGCGGCGGCGAGGACCGGCCGCAGCGGCTGGCCGCGGAGCGGCTGCGGCGGGACGGCGGGCTGAACCGCGCGGTGGACAACGGAGCGATCGTGTTCTCGGTGTGCGCCGGCTACCAGATCATCGGGCACGAGTTCATCAACGACCTCGGCAAGCGCGAGCCCGGCCTGGGGCTGCTGGACGTGACGTCGGGCCGCGGCGAGGCCGAGCGGTGCGTCGGCGACGTGCTGGCCGACATCGACGACCGGCTGGGGCTGCCGCAGCTGACAGGCTTCGAGAACCACCAGGGCGTCACGCACGTCGGGCCGAACGCCCGGCCGTTCGCCCGGGTCCGGCTGGGCAAGGGCAACGGGACCGGCGACGGCACCGAGGGCGCCTGGCAGGACACCGTCTTCGGTACCTACATGCACGGCCCGGTGCTCGCCAGGAACCCGCTGATCGCCGACCTGCTGATCAAGCTGGCGCTGGACGTCAACGCACTGCCGCCGGTGGACGACCGGTGGTACGAGGCGCTGCGCGGCGAGCGCATCGCGGCGGCGGTCCAGCCCGCCTGAGCCGCGCTGCGGTACGGCGCCGGGGCACCCGCGGAGCGCGCGGGTGCCCCGGCGCCGTCGCCTGCGGAGGGCGGTCCTAGTCTGGTGCGGGCGGATCGGTACGAACCGGGAGCGTAGGGATGGATCACGGCGGACACGGCATGACGATGGATCTGCCGCCGATCACACTGGGGCGGGCTCTGGAGTTCTCCGCCGACCCCTTCTTCCTCGTGGGCTGTCTGCTCGCGCTGCTGCTGTACGGCGCGGGCGTGGTGCGGCTGCGGTGGCGCGGCGACGCGTGGCCGGTGTCCCGGACGGCCGGGTTCGTGCTGGGCGTGCTGAGCGTGGGCCTGGTGATGTGCACCGGGCTGAACGAGTACGGGATGGTCCTGTTCAGCGCCCACATGGTGCAGCACATGATCATCAGCATGCTGTCGCCGATCCTCCTGCTGCTGGGCGCTCCCGTGACGCTGGCGCTGCGGGCGCTGCCCGCCGCCGGGCGGGGGCGTCGGGGGCCGCGCGAGCTCCTGGTGGCGCTGCTGCACAGCCGGTACGTGCGCGTGGTGTCGCACCCGGCGTTCACGATCCCGCTGTTCATCGCGAGCCTGTACGGCCTCTACTTCACCTCGCTGTTCGACCTGCTCATGTCGTCGCGGGCGGGACACCTGACGATGATGGTGCACTTCCTCGCGGTCGGCCTGGTGTTCTTCTGGCCGATCATGGGAGTCGACCCCGGCCCCCACCGCCCGGGCTACGTGATGCGGATGCTGGAGCTGTTCGCCGGCATGCCCTTCCACGCGTTCTTCGGCATCGCGCTGATGATGGCCAGCGAGCCGCTGATCGGCACGTACGCGGACCCGCCCGCCTCGCTGGGAGTCACCGCACTGGAGGACCAGGAGTGGGCGGGGGGCATCGCGTGGGCCTTCAGTGAGATCCCGTCGGTGCTGGTCCTGATCGCGTTGGTGTTCCAGTGGTACTTCTCCGAGGAGCGCGCCGCGCGCGCTAGGGACCGGGCCGCGGACCGCGACGGCGACAAGGAGCTGGCCGCCTACAACGCCTATCTGGCGGCGCTGGACGCACGCGGACGGTGAAGGGCACGGGTTGCCCGGGGCCACAGGGGGTACGCGCTCGGTAGCGGTCCGGGCCGTGGCCGGTGACCATGGAGACCTGGCCGCGGCAGGGCGCTCAGGCGGACGCCTGACGGTGCCCGGCCGCCGGGAGGAGGCTGCCATGCCGGGAGCGGCGAAGGCGATGTCTGTGACCACCGTGGCGGCGCTGATCGTGGTGACCGCGTACACGGTGGGGCTGGGCGGAAGCGGCTGGCTGTGGTTCTCGTGGGTAATCCTGGGCCTGGCGACGGCCGGGGTGATCTCGACACGGCGGGGCTGAGCCGCCCCGCCTCTCCCTTACCCGTGGGACAGGAGTTAGGGTGCTGCGGCACCTTGACCAACGGGGGAGGCCGACGCGTGTTCTACCAGCTCTGCAAGTACGTCATCCTGGGGCCGCTGCTGCGACTGCTGTTCCGGCCCCGGATCGAAGGGCTGGAACGGGTACCCGAGGAGGGCGCGGCGATCGTCGCGGGGAATCATCTGTCCTTCTCCGACCACTTCCTGATGCCGGCGATCCTGCGACGGCGCATCACCTTCCTGGCGAAGGCCGAGTACTTCACCGGCCCGGGGCTGAAGGGGCGCCTGACCGCGGCGTTCTTCCGCAGCGTGGGGCAGATCCCCGTGGACCGCTCGGGCCGGGGTGCGGGTCAGGCTGCGGTCGAGGAGGGCGTGCGGGTGCTGGAGCGGGGCGAACTGCTCGGCATCTACCCCGAAGGCACCCGGTCGCACGACGGCCGTCTGTACAAGGGCCGGGTGGGGGTGGCGGCGATGACGCTGCGCACCGGGGTGAAGGTGGTGCCGTGCGCGATGCTCGGCACCTTCGAACTGCAGCCGCCGGGAAGGCGGTTGCCGCGGATGGGGCGTGTGACGATCCGGTTCGGCGAGCCGCTGGACTTCTCCCGGTTCGCCGGGATGGAGGGTGAGCGCACCGTGCTCCGGGCGGTCACGGACGAGATCATGCACGCCGTTCTGGAGCTGTCCGGCCAGGAGTACGTCGACCTGTACGCGCCCGAGGCCAAGGCTGCCGCGCAGGCGGCGAAGCAGGCGGGCGCGGGCGACGCGCGCGCCGAGGACGAGCAGGGCCGGTAGGTCCCGCCGGGCGGGAGCAGCGCGCCTCCGGGCCCGGCACCTCTCCTCAGCCGTCCTGGGGTGGCGGAGGGCGGCCTTTCACTTCTCACGGCCCGGCCGCCGGTCTCCGGCGGCCGGGCCGCGGTGTTCGTCCGCCGCGCCGCGGTGTTCTGCGGCGATGCCGAAGCGGCGGCGTTCGCCGGCAGCGGACGGGGCGGGGCGGACGGTGGAGACGGTGGTGATCACCCCGTCGTGCTCCTCGGCCGGCTGCTGAAGTCGTTCCAGGTCAGCGGCGGAGACGAGCGCGACCAGGGGCCGGCCGTGGCGGGTCACGACGACACGTTCACCGCCGTAGACGACGCGGTTGATCAGATCCGCGAGCTCAGCGCGGGCTTGCGTCACCGGAATCTCGTAGGCCATGCTCACCAGCATACGGACTGTACTTCCTGTATTTTCTGTACAGATTCGGGGGCACAGGTGCCCCGACGTACCCGAACAGAGGTGTCCGCGATGCGCCGACCGGTGCCGACTGCGCGCTACGTCCTTCCGGAGTTCACCGAGCGCACCACCTCGGGGACCCGAACCCACGACCCGTACTCCAAACTCCTCGACGAGCGGATCGTCCTCCTCGGCACCCGCATCGACGACACCAGCGCCAACGACGTGATGGCGCAGCTGCTGCATCTCGAACATGCCGCGCCGGACCGGGACATCTCGCTGTACATCAACTCCCCCGGCGGCTCGTTCACAGCCATGACGGCGGTGTACGACACGATGCGGTTCATCGAGTGCGACATCGAGACCGTCTGCCTGGGACAGGCCGCGTCGGCGGCGTCGGTGCTGCTGGCGGCAGGGACGCCCGGCAAGCGGCTCGCCCTGCCCGGTGCGCGCGTGCTCCTGCACGAACCGGCGTTCGACGAGCCGGTGCAGGGGCAGGCCGAGGATCTGGCCATCCAGGCCCGGGAACTGCTGCGGACCCGTGCCCTGCTGGAGGAGCTGTACGTGCGGCACACCGGCCGCAGCGCCGAGGCGGTACGGGCCGACCTGGACCGGGACACGGTGCTGGACGCGGAGGGCGCCGTGGCGCACGGCCTGGTCGACCGGATCACGGTCCCCCGCAAAGGTGCGTTCGCGGCGCGCGGGCGGGGGTGAGGGCGTGCTGCCGCCGGAACTCCCGCCGCTGCCGTCACTCACCCGGGCCGAGGGGGCAGTGGTCGACTCCTACCTCGAGGTCGTCGACCTGCTGGGCCGCATCAACCCCGCCCGCGGCAGCGACACCTACGGCGCGCTGCGTGCCGCACAGGCGCTGACCGGCCGGGCGGCCGCGCTGCGGGACGCGTTGACGCTCATGCAGCAGCGCGGCGAGCGGGATCTGCACGCCGCGACGCTGGCCCGCGCGCTGCGGGTGCTGGACGGTGAGCGGCGCGCCGCTCGGGTGACACTGCCCGCGACGGGAAACGGTGCCACGAAGGAGTGAACGGGCACCACGCGGCAACATGACGGGCATGACCACCCGCAACGAGACGCCCGCGGAACGCGCCGACCGGAACTTCCTGGAACTGCTCCAGGAGCTCCGCGTCATCCAGACCGGTGTGCAGATCCTCTTCGCGTTCCTGCTCACCCTCGCGTTCACGGCGCGGTTCCCGGAACTGGACTCCTTCCAGCGCGGCACCTACATCGCGACGCTCCTGCTGTCCGTGCTGGCGGCGATCCTGTTCACCGCCCCGGCGGCACTGCACCGCACGCTGTTCCGGCGGGGAGCCAAGCGGCTCATCGTGGACGTCTCCGCACGGTTCGCCGCCGCCGGGCTGTTCGCGCTGGCGCTGGCACTGGCGGGCGCGGTGCTGCTGGTGGTGGACGTGGTACTGGGCCGGAGTGCGGGCGTATCGGTGGCGGTGGCGGCGCTCGCGGTGTGCGCAGGATCGTGGGCGCTGCTTCCGCTGTGGCTGCGCCGGGGCCGGGTACGCCGGGATCCCGACGAGCCCGAGGGGACGCGCCGGCCGGGCGACGGGCCGGGCCCGGCCGCCGGCTCGGTGCGCTGAGCGGCGCCGGCGCGTTGGTCCGGCGGCTCGCCCCGGGGCGGTCAGCGGTGACCGTACCGGGCTCCTGGCGGGGCGGTGGAGACGATGACATCGGCGGCGTGGTCGAGGTCGGCGCCGGTGAGGTCGGCACGGGCGGTGAGGCGCAGGCGGGAGATGCCGTCAGGGACGGAGGGCGGGCGGAAGCAGCCCACGGTCAGCCCACGGGACGCGCACTCGGCCTGCCAGCGGACCGCCTCCTGCGGCGTGGGGGCGTGCACGGAGACCACCGCGGCGTCGGGACGTGCCCCGATCAGGCCGGCAGCGGTGAGCCGGTCGTGCAGTCCGGCGGCGGCGGCCCGTACCCGCGCGGCGCGGGCGGGCTCGGCGCGGAGCAGGCGGAGCGCGGCGAGGGCGGCGGCCGTGGCGGCGGGCGCCAGGCCGGTGTCGAAGATGAAGGTGCGGGCCGTGCTCACGAGGTGGTCGATGACGCGTGCGGGCCCCAGGACGGCCCCGCCCTGGGCGGCCAGCGACTTGGAGAGGGTGACGGTGACGACGGTGTCGGGACTGCCGGCCAGACCGGCGGCGTGCGGGGCACCGCGTCCGCCGTCGCCGAGCACGCCGAGACCATGGGCGTCGTCGACGAGGAGCGCGGTACCGTGCGCGCGGCAGGCGGCCGCGAGGGCGCCCAGGGGCGCGGCATCGCCGTCGACGGAGAAAACCGAGTCGGTGAGCGCCAGGGCCCGCCCCGGGTGCCCGTCGAGGGTCTTACCCACCGCGTCCGGGTCGCTGTGCGGGACGACGACGGTGCGGGCGCGGGAGAGCCGGCATCCGTCGATGAGAGAGGCGTGGTTGGCTGCGTCGGAGACCAGCAGCGTGCCGGAGTCGGTCAGTGCGGTGACGGCGGCGAGGTTGGCGGCGTAGCCGGAGGCGAGCACGAGGCCCGCTTCGAAGCCGCAGAAAGCGGCGAGTTCGGCCTCGAGTTCGGCGTGCAGCTCGGTGGAGCCGGTGACGAGGCGGGAGCCGGTGGAGCCGGCGCCCCAGCGGCGGGCGGCAGCGGCCGCCGCGTCGGTGATCTGCGGGTGACGGGCGAGGCCGAGATAGTCGTTGCCCGCGAGGTCCACACCGGAGCGGTCCGCGGCGCGCGGCCTCAGCGTCCGGTTCAGTCCGGCGCGGTGGCGCAGGCGTTCGGCCTCCTCCAGCCAGTGGAAGGGGTCGCGGGGCCGGCCGGGCATGGCGGGGTCCTGTCCTCGTCTGCGGTCGTAGGCTTCCGACAAAGGTAGCCGCGGGCCGGACAGGCCGGGGTGTGGCGATACACACACCCGTTTCCGCCGATCTTGTGGACTCTCTCCTTTCGCGGCGCGCCCGGCGTAGGCGAGTATCAGCGCCATGGACCTGCTGAACACTCTGGTGGACAAGGGGCTGCGGCGCGAACTGCCGACGCGCGACGAGGCGCTGGCGGTACTGGCGACGGCGGACGACGAACTCCTCGACGTGGTCGCCGCGGCCGGGAAGGTACGGCGCCACTGGTTCGGACGGCGGGTCAAACTCAACTACCTGATCAACCTGAAGTCCGGGCTGTGCCCGGAGGACTGCTCGTACTGCTCGCAGCGCCTGGGTTCGAAGGCGGAGATCCTCAAGTACACGTGGCTGAAGCCGGACGAGGCCGCGCAGGCCGCCGCCGCCGGGGTGGCGGGCGGCGCCAAGCGGGTGTGCCTGGTGGCCAGCGGGCGGGGCCCCACCGACCGGGACGTGGACCGCGTGTCGGAGACGATCGCGGCGGTCAAGGGCGAGCACGGGGACGTGGAGGTGTGCGCGTGCCTCGGACTGCTTTCCGACGGGCAGGCCAGCCGCCTCAAGGACGCCGGAGCGGACGCCTACAACCACAACCTCAACACCTCCGAGTCGACGTACAAGGACATCTGCACCACGCACGACTACGCCGACCGGGTGGAGACGGTGCAGCAGGCCCAGCAGGCCGGGCTGTCGGCGTGTTCCGGGCTGATCGCCGGCATGGGCGAGTCCGACGAGGACCTGGTCGACGTGGTGTTCGGGCTGCGTGAGATGGACCCGGACTCGGTGCCCGTCAACTTCCTCATCCCGTTCGAGGGCACTCCGCTCGCCGGCGAGTGGAACCTGACGCCGCAGCGCTGCCTGCGCATCCTGGCGATGGTGCGCTTCGTGTGCCCGGACGCCGAGGTCCGGCTGGCGGGGGGCCGCGAGGTTCAGCTGCGGTCGATGCAGCCGCTCGCGCTGCACCTGGCGAACTCCATCTTCCTCGGCGACTACCTCACCAGCGAGGGGCAGGCGGGCAAGGCGGACCTGGAGATGATCGCCGACGCCGGTTTCGAGGTGGAGGGCGCGGACACCACCACCCTGCCCGAGCACCGGACCGACGGGCTGGTGTCCGTGCGGCGGCGCGGCGCCGGCACCGGACTGCCGCCCAATGCCTGAGCCGTTCACCGGAGGAGGCCACCCCGTCGGCGGAGGCGGGCTCACGGCGTCCGAACTGCTGGCGCTGGACCGGCGCCACGTGTGGCACCCGTACGGGCCGATGCCCGGGCGGGAGGAGCCGCTGCTGGTGGAGTCCGCGTCGGGTGTGCGGCTGCGGCTGGCCGAGCCGGTGGAGGGCCGCCGTGAGCTGGTGGACGGCATGTCGTCGTGGTGGTCGGCCGTCCACGGCTACAACCACCCGGTGCTCAACGCCGCCGTGACCGAGCAGCTGGGGCGGATGAGCCACGTGATGTTCGGCGGGCTGACGCACGGGCCGGCGGTGCGGCTGAGCAGGCGGCTGGTCGACATCACCCCCGAGGGGCTGGAGCACGTCTTCCTCGCCGACTCCGGTTCGGTGTCGGTGGAGGTCGCGCTCAAGATGTGTCTGCAGTACCAGCGGTCCCGGGGCCAGCCGCGCCGGCAGCGGCTGCTGACCTGGCGAGGTGGCTACCACGGCGACACGTGGAACCCGATGTCGGTGTGCGATCCGGACGGCGGTATGCACGGCCTGTGGGCCGGGGTACTGCCCCGTCAGGTGTTCGCGGACGCGCCGCCGTCCGGCTTCGACGCCGCGGTGGACCCGGTGTACGCCGCGCACCTGCGGGAGTTGGTGGCGCGGCACGCGGACGAACTGGCCGCGGTGATCGTGGAACCGGTGGTGCAGGGCGCGGGCGGCATGCGCTTCCACTCCCCCGGCTATCTGCGGGTGCTGCGGGAGGCGTGCGACGAGCACGACGTGCTGCTGGTGCTGGACGAGATCGCCACCGGCTTCGGCCGTACGGGCGCACTGTTCGCTTCCGGGCACGCCGGGATCGCGCCGGACGTGCTGTGTGTGGGCAAGGCCCTGACGGGCGGCTACCTGACGATGGCGGCGACGCTGTGCACGTCGCGGGTGGCCGAGGGGATCTCGCGGGGCGAGGTGCCGGTGCTCGCGCACGGACCGACGTTCATGGGGAATCCGCTGGCGGCGGCGGTCGCCGACGCTTCGCTGGATCTGCTGCTCGGGCAGGACTGGGCGGCGGAGGTCGCACGGGTGGAGTCGGGGCTGCGCGCCGGTCTTGAGCCGGTACGGGCACTGCCCGGGGTGCGGGACGTGCGGGTGCTCGGTGCCGTCGGGGTGGTGCAGCTGGACGACCCGGTGGACACCGCCGCGGCCGGGCGGGCGGCCGTACGCGAGGGCGTGTGGCTGCGTCCGTTCCGCGACACGGTGTACACGATGCCTCCCTACGTGACCGGCGACGAGGACGTGGCACGCGTCTGTGCCGGCGTACGGGCGGCCGTGGCCGCCTCGGTGGAGGCCACGGGCGCAACGGGGACGGCGCGATGACGGTCCTGGTCGTCACCGGTACGGGCACCG encodes the following:
- a CDS encoding DUF6328 family protein; translation: MTTRNETPAERADRNFLELLQELRVIQTGVQILFAFLLTLAFTARFPELDSFQRGTYIATLLLSVLAAILFTAPAALHRTLFRRGAKRLIVDVSARFAAAGLFALALALAGAVLLVVDVVLGRSAGVSVAVAALAVCAGSWALLPLWLRRGRVRRDPDEPEGTRRPGDGPGPAAGSVR
- a CDS encoding 8-amino-7-oxononanoate synthase, which codes for MPGRPRDPFHWLEEAERLRHRAGLNRTLRPRAADRSGVDLAGNDYLGLARHPQITDAAAAAARRWGAGSTGSRLVTGSTELHAELEAELAAFCGFEAGLVLASGYAANLAAVTALTDSGTLLVSDAANHASLIDGCRLSRARTVVVPHSDPDAVGKTLDGHPGRALALTDSVFSVDGDAAPLGALAAACRAHGTALLVDDAHGLGVLGDGGRGAPHAAGLAGSPDTVVTVTLSKSLAAQGGAVLGPARVIDHLVSTARTFIFDTGLAPAATAAALAALRLLRAEPARAARVRAAAAGLHDRLTAAGLIGARPDAAVVSVHAPTPQEAVRWQAECASRGLTVGCFRPPSVPDGISRLRLTARADLTGADLDHAADVIVSTAPPGARYGHR
- the bioB gene encoding biotin synthase BioB, whose product is MDLLNTLVDKGLRRELPTRDEALAVLATADDELLDVVAAAGKVRRHWFGRRVKLNYLINLKSGLCPEDCSYCSQRLGSKAEILKYTWLKPDEAAQAAAAGVAGGAKRVCLVASGRGPTDRDVDRVSETIAAVKGEHGDVEVCACLGLLSDGQASRLKDAGADAYNHNLNTSESTYKDICTTHDYADRVETVQQAQQAGLSACSGLIAGMGESDEDLVDVVFGLREMDPDSVPVNFLIPFEGTPLAGEWNLTPQRCLRILAMVRFVCPDAEVRLAGGREVQLRSMQPLALHLANSIFLGDYLTSEGQAGKADLEMIADAGFEVEGADTTTLPEHRTDGLVSVRRRGAGTGLPPNA
- a CDS encoding adenosylmethionine--8-amino-7-oxononanoate transaminase, coding for MPEPFTGGGHPVGGGGLTASELLALDRRHVWHPYGPMPGREEPLLVESASGVRLRLAEPVEGRRELVDGMSSWWSAVHGYNHPVLNAAVTEQLGRMSHVMFGGLTHGPAVRLSRRLVDITPEGLEHVFLADSGSVSVEVALKMCLQYQRSRGQPRRQRLLTWRGGYHGDTWNPMSVCDPDGGMHGLWAGVLPRQVFADAPPSGFDAAVDPVYAAHLRELVARHADELAAVIVEPVVQGAGGMRFHSPGYLRVLREACDEHDVLLVLDEIATGFGRTGALFASGHAGIAPDVLCVGKALTGGYLTMAATLCTSRVAEGISRGEVPVLAHGPTFMGNPLAAAVADASLDLLLGQDWAAEVARVESGLRAGLEPVRALPGVRDVRVLGAVGVVQLDDPVDTAAAGRAAVREGVWLRPFRDTVYTMPPYVTGDEDVARVCAGVRAAVAASVEATGATGTAR